Below is a window of Candidatus Cloacimonadota bacterium DNA.
AACCTCATGACAGTTTCTACAGCGTGCTTCATAAGCTTCGGTTGAACCTACTAAAATCTGTTCTCCTTTATGAACAGTTCTTTGAGTACGATTAGCAGGATTTCCGCATTTTACGCATATAGCGAGGTTTTTGGTAACATATTCTGCTATTGCCAATAATTGAGGCATACTACCAAACGGAACTCCTCGATAATCCTGATCTAATCCGGCAACCATTACCCTGTAACCTTGATCTGCCAAATCGTTACAGATGCCTACAATTGATTCGTCGAAAAACTGTGCTTCGTCTATAGCTACAATCTGAGTATCTTCCTGC
It encodes the following:
- a CDS encoding thymidine kinase; the protein is MNIINNKTGWIEVICGSMFSGKTEELIRRIRRAEYARQKVLVFKPVIDDRYDANNIVSHSNMQAPSIPINEVSEIYTYLQEDTQIVAIDEAQFFDESIVGICNDLADQGYRVMVAGLDQDYRGVPFGSMPQLLAIAEYVTKNLAICVKCGNPANRTQRTVHKGEQILVGSTEAYEARCRNCHEVLD